The Bacteroidota bacterium genome includes the window TTATAAGGTTCGAGTGCTTCTTTTGTAAGTTGTATAGTAACATTGGTTTTTAATTCTCCTGTGAGCGAATATGTACGAAATAAAAGCCGGTCGGGGTCCATAAATTTTTTACCACCTATAATAGCAACAGCCACCGTTTTCTTATCTGCACTTAATGTGGCTCGGGACGATACGACTTGAAATCCTTTCGGAAGATCATATGGGAAAGCTGTAAATACTCCATTTGTCTTAATACCACCTGGTCCATATGCAATAAATGAACCATCTTCTTCATACGAATATTCGTTTAATGATAATGATTCCTCCAGTGTGTTATCTACCCGTTTAATCACTTTAAAATTTTCGTCCAGAATTACGTGCATGCAGAGATTACGGCCTTGATATGTTCTGGTTTTTTTATCGTAACGGAAAATTACTCTGGCCACCGCCATCAGATTCCATTCTTTAATTGATACATTGTGTTTATCCAATAAATCATTCAGTTCAACATTGCCTTTATTATCCTGATGTGGGGTAAAACATTCCGTAGGGCGGCTAGGGATGCCTAAGATTGGTATTGTTTCCAATAATTCAAGGTTATGGTTATAGCGATTAACCACGTAACTTACTGCTTTATAGTTGTCTCCTTCATACCGTACTTCAATCACATCAACAGTTTTTGCATTTACGAAAGCGGAAACTCCTGCGGGGCATTTAATCTCTATAACAGGCTTTAAGGTTTCTTTATCCAGCTTTTGTAATACAGGCAATCCTTTTTTAAGATCTTTGTAGGATATTATAAAAATATTGTTTTCGTTTTCTCCTATGCAATTGACGGGGTTACCATGGTACATGCCGGTGACGTTTTCGAGTGTATGAATTTCACTCCATTGTGCGGGAATATTTTGGCTAAATGCCTGTTGTGAAAAAAAAGCCAGCAAGGTGGCTACTAATGCAGATTTGATAATCATGGTTACATTTTAATGAAGGGTATTTCTCAAAAATAGATACATTTTCACCAAAAGCAAGTCTGTATTCTTCAGATAAAAATATACGGTTGGTTGTAACCTTTTTGTTTGTAAAAAATTGGAAGAATAAAAAAAACCTTTGAATCGTATGATTCAAAGGTTTTTGCAGAATTTTAATTCTTTTTGTCGGGGTGGCAGGATTCGAACCTACGACCTCCACATCCCAAATGTGGCGCGATACCAGGCTACGCTACACCCCGTACAATTTTTTCAAAAGTGCTAAATTTTTGAACTAAGTAATTGTGTTACTCGCCCTTTAAAAACTATGCGGTGAGAGAGGGATTCGAACCCTCGATACACCTTAACAGCGTATGTCGGTTTAGCAAACCGGTGGTTTCAGCCTCTCACCCATCTCACCGTTGCAATTTTTTAAAGGGAGTGCAAATGTAGCATTACCATTGAAAACTCAAAACTTTTGTGCAATTTTTTATAAATTATTTTTAAAAGCTGCGTTTGCACCTTTTGGTGTGCATATAAAAACACTTTGAATATTAGCGCGTTAAAGTAAGCAGTTTGTAAAATTAAATTTTATACAATAGGTGTTATCGTATGCAGTAAAAATGTTCGTTAATTAGCAAAAAATATTTTTAGCCATGGCAAAGGAAAAACCAGTGCATTATAAGTTTCGCGATTTGAAAATTTTTGGTAGTACCGAATGGTTAGCCAATAACGAAAAAAAATACCGTCAGGTTTACGATGTTTCCGAGTGCACCTTCATTTATTGCGAGCTTTCTTTTTTTAATAAATTATTTGATGAACACGATTGGGATGTAAAAGTAAGTTTGAAATGTGTAAATCAGGACGATGGTTCTGAAGTTTGCACCCTATCTGCCGAAAGACAAATAAAGAAAGATGAGAATATAGTATTTGTAAGAGAAGGTTGGGGCGTAAAAACACCGGGCACTTATTGGAAAAAAGGTAATTACCGTTGGGAAGCGTGGATAGATGGCATGTTTATAGGCGAAAGAATGTTTTACATTGTGGATGTAGGAATAGTAAGCGAAGTAGTAAACCCTTATTTTACCATAAAAACCAATAGACTTTACGAAGCCAGCGATGCCAATATAGCACGCAGCGAAAGAAAATACTTAAGTGCTTTTGATACCAAAGAAACACGCTATGTTTGGCTGGAGATAGTTGCCGATAACCTTGTGGTAAGTGAGCAGCCTTGGCCATGCGAAATGAAGTTTAATTTTAAAACACATTCTGGCCAGCTGAAAGGGAGTATTGAAAAATTGTTTTTTATTAGTGGCAGCGATTCAGAATTTGAATGCAGTATTGGTTGGGGAAGCGAGCTAAAAGGCACTTGGGGTTTTGATAATTATAGCATTGAAATTATTTTCATGGATCAGTTAATTGCCACCATTCAATTTGATGTAGGCAATGAATTTGTTATTGAACAAAAACCCAAAGAAGTAAAAGCAAAAAGCAAAAGCGTTGAAAAAGCAAAACCGGTAGAACCTAGTAATGAAAACATAGAAAATATAATGGTAGAGCTCGATAATTTGATTGGGCTTGATTCGATAAAACGTAAGGTTAAAGAATACACTACGTATTTAAATTTTTTAAAAATAAGAAAAGAAAAAGGGTTTGAAGATTCAGAGAGAATAAATCTACATGCCGTATTTACCGGTAACCCCGGAACAGGTAAAACTACTGTAGCCAAAATGCTGGGTAAAATTTATAACCAGTTAGGCTTACTAAGCAAAGGCCACGTAGTAGAAGCAGACAGGAGCGATTTAGTAGCAGAATATATTGGGCAAACAGCGCCCAAAACCAAAGAAATAATTAAGAAAGCCAAAGGAGGCATTTTATTTATTGACGAGGCTTATGCTTTAGCACGTAAAAATGACGATAGCAAAGACTTTGGTAAAGAAGCCATTGAAATTTTACTGAAAGAAATGAGTGATGGTGATGGCGATATTTCGATTATTGCTGCCGGGTATCCTGAAGAAATGAATAATTTTTTAGAGAGCAATCCTGGTATGCGCAGTCGTTTTCAAATGTTTTACGACTTTCCTGATTATGCACCAAAAGAATTGTTAAGTATTGCAGAATATTCATCGCAAAAAAGAGGTATTAGGTTTAATGAAGCATCAAGAGAATTAATATATAAAAAGTTAGTGGATGCATACCGCGATAGAGATAGAATGTTTGGCAATGCCCGTTACGTAAATAGCCTGATTGACGAATCTAAAATGAATATGGGATTGCGCTTGATGCAATTACCCAATCCGCAGGATTTAAGCAATGAAGTATTAAGTACCATTGAAACCGTTGATATAGATAAAGTATTTGGCATACAACAAAAACTATTGACCGATATTCCGGTAGACGAAGAATTGCTGGTTAGTTCACTCGGTGCATTGCACAGTTTAATTGGATTAGAATCTGTAAAAAATGAGATAGATGAATTAGTGAAATTGGTGCGTTTTTACCGCGAAATAGGAAAAGATGTGCGCCAGTCATTTTCATTGCATACCGTTTTTACTGGTAATCCAGGAACAGGTAAAACAACAGTAGCCCGTATTTTAGCCCAAATTTATAAAGCTTTAGGTATACTGGAAAGAGGTAATCTGGTAGAGTGCGATAGACAGGATTTGGTAGGAGGATTTGTGGGGCAAACAGCTATTAAAACCAACGATGTTTTAACCAGAGCCAAAGGAGGTGTTTTGTTTATTGACGAAGCCTATGCCTTGAGCGAAGGAGGAGAAAATGATTTTGGTAAAGAAGCCGTTGAAACCATACTAAAACGCATGGAAGATAACCGTGGTGATTTTATAGTAATAGTGGCTGGTTATACTGATAATATGAAACACTTTTTAGAAAGTAATCCGGGTTTAAGCAGTCGTTTTGATAGAGAAATGCAGTTTGAAGATTATGATGCTTCACAACTACACGATATAGCCTTGAAAATGTTGGCCAATAATGGTATTAAACCAGATGAGAAAGCATCCTTACATATTAAAGCCTATGCTGAGTTTTTATATAAAACACGCAATAAGTTTTTTGGCAATGCCCGTAGTATGCGAAAAGTGGTAGAAGAAGCCATTAAAAACCAACATTTGCGTTTAGCAAAAATTGAAATGAGTGCGCGTACCAAAGAAATGATTTACGAATTGGTTTTTGAAGACGTTGAAGAATTTGTGATTGATGTAAATGCCGTAGCTAATAAACGGACAATTGGATTTAAATAAATATTGAATTAAAAAAGAAAGGCCATTACAATTGTAATGGCCTTTCTTTTTGTTGCTATTTAAAAGGGACCTTAACCAAGGTTTTATCCCAATGAATAACTAAGTTGGCATTGCCCGTGCTGTCCGCATTTTCAAAGGTTAATTTTAACTGTTCTTCAAACGAAGCATCATTATTAGCAGGAACTTCTGTTTGTAGCACATCCGTTTTATGGTCAGCTTCCGTAGCACCCCATCTATCCCAGTCCGTATTGAAATAAATTTTCCAAACATCTTTTCCGGGTACAGCATAAATTTGGTATTTACCGGCTTTTAGTTCCTGGTTATTTACCATAATGTTTTTGTTTACATCAAATATAGTAGCTTCATTAGCACCTAAACGCCAGTAACTACCGTAAGGTTGAAGTACTTTTTCAGCAGGTTCGCTAAAAATAACCCTGCCTTTTTTGTAAGGTTGGCAGTAAGTAATTTCTATTTTTAAATCGCCTTGAGCAAAAGAAGCTTTTGCCTCAGGACTATGTGATTTGGTGTTATTCTTTAAAATAACAAACAAAGCTATTACTACAACAATGAGTATAACAGCAATTAATAATACTTTATTTTTCATAAGCAACTATACAAATAAATCCTTAAATTTTTTATACAAGCTATCCCTTAACTTTCAGATAATAAAGAAATAGAATATGTTTTTTATTACCCATGCCAGTTATTTGCTAAGGCAATAATATATTTGCCAAATGAATATTTTATTGATTGGTTCAGGTGGTCGTGAGCATGCATTTGCTTATAAACTAAAGCAAAGTAAAGAGTGTAAACAACTGTATATTATGCCGGGAAATGCAGGAACTACAGCCTTTGGCCAAAATGTAAAAATTAATCCTAACGATTTTCCTGCCGTGCTTGATTTTAGTTTACAAAACCAAATTGATATGGTAGTAGTAGGCCCGGAAGAGCCATTGGTATTAGGGTTGCGTGATTATTTTGAAGCCAACGAACAAGCAAAAAATATACTATTTGTGGGCCCCGATAAAATGGGTGCCACTATGGAAGGAAGTAAAGACTGGAGCAAAGCCTTTATGTATAAAAATAATATTCCTACAGCAGCTTATCAAACATTTACCAGTCAGAATTTAAACGAAGGTATAGCGTATTTAAAAACGCAAAAAATGCCAATAGTATTAAAAGCCGATGGTTTAGCAGCCGGAAAAGGCGTATTGATTTGTGAAACACTGGAAGAAGCCATCCATGAATTGCAACAAATGATAAGCGATGAAAAGTTTGGGGCAGCCAGTAGTAAAGTAGTTATTGAAGAGTTTCTGAGCGGCATTGAACTATCAGTATTTGTATTAAGTGATGGAAACACTTATAAAATATTGCCAACAGCCAAAGATTATAAGCGCATTGGCGAAGGCGATACCGGTTTAAATACAGGAGGAATGGGTGCTATTTCACCAGTTCCCTTCGCTGATGATGTGTTCATGCAGAAAGTAATTGACAGGATTATTGAACCTACCGTAAAAGGACTTAAAGCCGAAAACATAAAGTATATTGGTTTTATTTTTATTGGATTAATAAAAGTAGGAGAAGAGCCTTTTGTAATAGAATACAATTGCAGAATGGGCGACCCGGAAACAGAAACCGTTTTACCACTTATTGAATCAGATTTTACAGCGCTAATGGTAGCTACTGCAAAAGGCGACTTACATAATATAGATATGAAAATTAGTAGCAAACATGCTGCAACTGTTATGATGGTTTCCAAAGGTTATCCAAACGAATACGAAAAAGGAAAAGTAATGAGCGGTTTTAATCAAGCAGCAGACTCTATGTTATTTCATGCAGGAACAGCACTTAATAATGAAGAAGAGGTTGTAACAAACGGAGGGCGTGTATTAGCCATTACGTCATTTGGTAATTCTTTAAGCGAAGCAGTTCAACAGTCGTTAACCAATGCAGAGAAAATTCAGTACGAAGGAAAGTACTTTAGGAAAGACATTGGCTATGAGTTTAAATAAGTTAAGTCAACTTATTATTAGCAAACAATAACATTAATTTGTAGTACAAAATACAATGACAAAAGAAGATATTATAAAAGCATTATCAACCGTTCAGGAGCCTGATTTGCGTAAGGATTTGGTAAGCTTAAATATGATTAAAGACGTAGTGGTTGATGGTTTAAAAGTAAATTTTACCATTGTATTAACGACTCCCGCTTGCCCTTTAAAAGAAAAGATAGAATCAGATTGTAAAGAGGCTATACACAAGTTAGTGAACGATAAAGCTGAAATTACCATACGCATGACAGCCAATGTAAGCACCAACCGTGCTGATAAATTAACCTTACCCGGAGTAAAAAATATTATTGCGGTAGCAAGTGGTAAAGGAGGAGTTGGTAAAAGTACGGTATCAAGTAATTTAGCCATAGCTTTAGCAGCAAGCGGAGCCAAAGTAGGTTTGTTAGATGCTGATATATATGGGCCTAGTGTACCGATGATGTTTGGCGAAATGGATAGCCAGCCCGAAATGCGCGATATAAATGGTAAGCAGTTTATGATTCCAATTGAAAAGTATGGAATAAAACTATTATCGATTGGTTTTTTAATTAAACCAGAACAGGCCGTAGTTTGGCGAGGGCCAATGGTTTCGTCCGCATTACGCCAGTTTATAAACGATTGTGATTGGGGCGAATTAGATTATTTAATTATAGATTTACCTCCCGGCACAGGCGATATACATTTAACCATGCTGCAGGTAGTACCATTAACAGGTATAGTAATGGTAACAACACCACAAGCCATAGCTTTGGCAGATGCTTATAAAGCAGCTACCATGTTTAGTATGACGCCTGTTAAGGTGCCTATTTTAGGCATAGTAGAAAACATGGCCTATTTTACTCCCGAAGAATTGCCCGACAATAAATATTATATTTTTGGTAAAGACGGAGGTTCCAATATGGCACATGAATTAAACGTAAGCCTCTTAGGACAGATTCCGATATATATGAGCTTACGCGAAGGTGGCGATAGCGGAAAACCTGCTTCGTTAGATAAAACTACCCCAGTATTTAAAGCGTTTGAAAAAGTGGCCCAAAATGTAGCCCAGTTGGTTTCCATTATTAATTCGGCCGAAAATAAAACAGTTAGTGCCGAATAGTTGTTGAATAAATTATATTTGAAAAGATGAACGAATTGATGCGAGATAAAATTGAAATTGCTTTAAATAGCATGCGACCATTTTTACAAGCCGATGGTGGCGATGTAGAGTTGGTTGATATAACAGAAAACATGGAAGTACATTTACGCTTAAAAGGCAATTGCAGTAGTTGCGATATCAGTCATATTACCATGAAAGCGGGTATAGAAAACGGAATCAGAAACGCTTTACCCGAAGTAACCAAGGTAATAGCCGTAAATTAGTAGTTAATGGTCGATGGACAAAGGACGATAGTTTTATAGAAAAAGGTTGGCGAATGCCAGCCTTTTTTGTTTTCCAGATTCCTCTATTGTCTATCAACTATCGTCTAAAATACTTCACAAACAATTAACTTACTTAATATAAAATATTGTTTTATTTTGCACGGCTTTTAATCAATGAAAAATAGAGTAGTATTAACCATAGCTATAGTTTTTTGTATAAGTGCTGTAAAAGCCCAAATACTGCCAACGTTTGGAAATAGCCGGACGGGAGGCAGTGGTATGCAGTTCTTAAAAATTACCCCTGATGCACGTTCAGCAGCCATGGGTGGTGCCGTAGTGGGTTTAACCAACGATGCTTCCGCTATGTATTGGAATCCAGCAGGCATTACAGCTATTGACACCGGTAAGTTTACAGCCCAGTTAGGCCATACCATTTATATTGCTTCAAGTAGGGTAAATTATGGTGCGGTGGTAATGAAAGTAGGTAAGCTTAGTTTTGTAGGTATCAATGTAATCAGTCTTGATTATGGCAATAACAAAGAAACAACCGTATTACAACCTACCGGAACAGGCAGAAATGTAATTTTAGGCAGTACATCCATAGGCGTAAGTTTTGCCAAAATATTAACTAATAATTTTAGTTTTGGCTTGCAGGCAAAATTTGCTCAGGAGCTAATAGCCAATGTAGCTGTTAATAATGTTTTATTCGATTTAGGATTAACCTACAATATAGGTATTAAAAATGCCCGCTTTGGTGTGTCGTTTTCAAATTTTGGTGTAAACGTAGCACCCACAGGCAGTGTAACCATTTTAAAATTAGATGGCGAAACGCAAAAGAATGATTTTGCCGATGTATCAGCACCCGCTATTTTTCGTTTAGGTTTTGCCATTGACCCAATTAAACAAGGCCCTCATTTATTAACAGCAGCCATGCAGTTAAACCACCCAACAGATAACAATGAAACATTGGCTCTTGGCGCAGAGTATTCTTGGAAAAAAGTATTGGTAGGACGTAGCGGCTGGGAGTTTGGTTTAGACGAAAGCAATAATTTCCCGTCACTGGGTTTTGGCATTCGTTTACCACGCAGCTTTGGTAGTTTTGGAATTGATTATGGTTTGGTAAGCAAATCACGCAGTGGCAATATCCATCGTTTAGGTTTATTGTTTACCATTAAATAGTAGTTAAGCAAATGAGTTCAATTAGAAATATATTTATTTTATTTATCCTGCTGGCATTTGTTGCTTCGTGTTCAATTTTTGGCGACAAGCAGAACGATACCGTTGACGATGTTTTAAAGCAAGGACAAATAGATCCTAATTTAGTGCCCAAAGCAGTAAGTTATGTACCCATATTTCCATTCTTTAAAGGTTTTCAGCATCCGGTTGATATTTATGTAGGTTACGATGAAATGATTTATGTAATAGATGATAAAGGCTTAAACATATTAGATCAAAAAGGAACCTTAGCACAAATTATTGCTATTCCGGGAGCTACAGAAGTAACTCAGGACAGACGTTTACATACTTACGTAATAGGAAAAGTTTTTGACAGTGGAGTAAATGCAACCGTTACTTGTGTGTACCATTTAAAAGGAACAGGGCAGGGAAATTACGAATTTGTTGATACACTGATTCATCCATTTTGTGATGCTTCGCGCCAAAGTACCCAATACCGTGGTGCTGACGATGAAGCTGTTGAGTTTACAGGCATAGCTTGTTTGTTTGACAATACCTTATACGTTGGCCGTAAAGGACCAAGAAACGAAACAGGAACCTTTATTCGCCCGGATAATGCCATATTGGTTTTTAGCCAGGATGGAGAAAATATTGGCTACGCAGCTGGTTTAAATCCCAATGAATCAAGCTTAAAAACAGCGGTTGGCATTTCAGGGTTAGCTACCTACGCAGCACCACCACAACGTTTACAAGGTATCAGTACCTCAAAAAATATATTCTTAACTTCCAATAACCAAACAGCTAATCTGGAGTATAAAGCACTTTCTATCAATGTAATTGATGACCCAGATTTAGGAACACAATACACGGAGAATGCCAGCTTTTTAAATTTTGATATAAGCAAAGCAAGCACTTTTTTATATGAACCATTCCGCTTTAAAAAACCGGAAGACTGCTTTATAGCACCAGACGCAACCAATTATATTTTTGTAGTTGATAGCGAAACAGATTCAGTTTACGTGTTTACCAACCAGGGTTTTGAAGGTGTAAATCCTCCGGCTAACTCAGGTATAAAAAAGCAGGTAAATGTTTCGTTTGGTGGCAGGGCTGCCGATGGTCAGCCAACAGATGGTCCGTTTAACTTTAACAACCCGATGGGTATTTGTTATAACAGGCGCATGATTTACGTAGCCGATAAAGACAATAACCGTATTTGCCGCTATAAGTTAAATACCGACTTAGAATAACCGCTTTATAAAGCTCAAAAACAGCCTTTTCTTATTCTTTGATACTGCCCGTTTTTGCATTTTTAAAAATTGTAAAACGTGTTTTGTGCAATCGTTGTTATACTAATCCAATAAAAATATATATTCGCCCAAAACTAAAATATACTATGAATTTTCAATTTACCGAAGAACATTTAAACGTACAGCAAGCTGCCCGCGATTTTGCGCAAACCGAATTATTACCAGGCGTAATTGAACGCGATGAACACCAAAAATTCCCTATGGAACAAGTTAAAAAACTAGGCGAACTTGGTTTTTTAGGTATGATGGTAGATCCAAAATACGGTGGAAGTGGTATGGATACGGTAAGTTATGTATTAGCTATGGAAGAGTTCTCAAAAGTTGATGCATCAGCTTCAGTTGTTGTTTCAGTAAATAACTCATTGGTATGCTGGGGACTTGAAAATTTTGCAAACGAAGAACAAAAACAAAAGTACTTAGTGCCAATGGCAAGTGGTAAATGCTGGGGTGCTTTTTTGCTTTCAGAGCCTGAAGCAGGTAGCGATGCTACCAGCCAGCAAACAACTGCCGAAGATAAAGGAGACTATTACTTATTAAACGGTACCAAAAACTGGATTACCAATGGTAATACAGCCGAATATTACTTGGTAATAGCACAAACCGATGTAGAGAAAAAACACAAAGGTATTAATGCGTTTATAGTTGAAAAAAACTGGCCGGGCGTTACAGTTGGTAAAAAAGAAGACAAATTAGGTATCAGAGGTAGCGATACCCATTCTATTATGTTTAGCGATGTAAAGGTGCCAAAAGAAAACCGCATAGGTGAAGATGGCTTCGGGTTTAAATTTGCCATGAAAACCTTAGCAGGTGGCCGTATAGGTATTGCTTCGCAAGCATTGGGAATAGCAAGCGGTGCTTACGAGTTAGCTTTGGCTTATTCAAAACAACGCAAAGCATTTGGTACTGAAATTATGAACCACCAAGCCATCCAGTTTAAGTTAGCTGATATGGCAACCAATATAGAAGCAGCACGTTTGCTTTGTTTAAAAGCAGCTTATTTAAAAGATACCCATGGCGATTATGCTTTGGCCAGTTCAATGGCTAAATTGTTCTCTTCACAAGTAGCTATGGATACTACCATTGAAGCCGTTCAAATACATGGTGGTTACGGTTTTGTAAAAGAATACCACGTTGAACGTTTAATGCGCGATGCTAAAATTACCCAAATTTATGAGGGTACCAGCGAAGTACAAAAAATTGTTATCTCAAGAGAAATCTTAAAATAGTATTTATAAATGGTTGCATAAAAAACCCGTTCAGTAAATTTACTAAACGGGTTTTTTAAGTTAACACTTTATGTATTATTTAATTTCAAAAGTATTCATAAAGGCAGTAGTAAAATTACCGGCTTTAAAATCTTCGTTTTGCATTAATTGTAATTGCAAAGGTATAGTGGTTTTTAAGCCTGGTCCTTCAATAATAAACTCACCCAAAGCGCGCTCCATTTTTATAATGGCTTCTTCACGTGTTTGTGCACTTACAATCATTTTAGCAATCATGCTATCATAATTAGAAGGTATAGTATAACCAGCATACACATGCGTGTCAACCCTAACTCCATGACCGCCCGGTTTATGTAAATATTCAATTTTACCCGGTGTTGGTCTAAAGTTATTGTATGGATCTTCGGCATTAATACGTACTTCAATACAATGTTTGGTAGGGTAGTGGTCTTTACCGCTAATAGGTATACCGGCAGCAATTAATATTTGCTCTTTTACTAAGTCGTAGTTAATTACTTCTTCTGTAACCGGATGCTCTACTTGAATACGTGTATTCATTTCCATGAAATAGAAGTTTCTGTGTTTGTCAACCAAAAACTCTATGGTACCTAAGCCTTCGTATCCAATAGCTGAAGCTCCTTTTTTAGCGGCTTCACCCATTTTTTCTCTTAACTCAGGAGTCATGAACGGGGATGGAGATTCTTCTATCAGTTTTTGATGTCTGCGTTGTATTGAACAATCTCTTTCTGATAAATGACAAACTTTTCCGTATTGATCACCTGCTAACTGTATTTCTATATGGCGAGGTTCTTCTACATATTTTTCCATGTAAATACCATCATTTCCAAAAGCAGCTTTTGCTTCTTGTTTGGCGCTATCCCAGTTTTTTTCAAACTCTTCTGCTTTCCAAATAATACGCATTCCACGTCCACCACCACCGGCAGTTGCTTTTATAATAACGGGGTAACCAATGCCTTCGGCCAATTTAATACCTTCTTCAAAACCACTTAATAGTCCATCAGAACCGGGAATTACTGGAACACCCGCTTTTTTCATGGTGTCTTTGGCATTGGCTTTATCGCCCATGGCATTAATCATTTCAGGGCTGGCACCAATAAACTTGATACCGTGGTCTTTACATATTTGGCTAAACTTAGCATTCTCACTTAAAAAGCCATAACCCGGATGTATTGCATCTGCATTGGTAATTTCAGCAGCAGCAATAATATTGGCCATATTTAAATAAGATTGTTGTGAAGGTGGGGGGCCAATACA containing:
- a CDS encoding AAA family ATPase; translation: MAKEKPVHYKFRDLKIFGSTEWLANNEKKYRQVYDVSECTFIYCELSFFNKLFDEHDWDVKVSLKCVNQDDGSEVCTLSAERQIKKDENIVFVREGWGVKTPGTYWKKGNYRWEAWIDGMFIGERMFYIVDVGIVSEVVNPYFTIKTNRLYEASDANIARSERKYLSAFDTKETRYVWLEIVADNLVVSEQPWPCEMKFNFKTHSGQLKGSIEKLFFISGSDSEFECSIGWGSELKGTWGFDNYSIEIIFMDQLIATIQFDVGNEFVIEQKPKEVKAKSKSVEKAKPVEPSNENIENIMVELDNLIGLDSIKRKVKEYTTYLNFLKIRKEKGFEDSERINLHAVFTGNPGTGKTTVAKMLGKIYNQLGLLSKGHVVEADRSDLVAEYIGQTAPKTKEIIKKAKGGILFIDEAYALARKNDDSKDFGKEAIEILLKEMSDGDGDISIIAAGYPEEMNNFLESNPGMRSRFQMFYDFPDYAPKELLSIAEYSSQKRGIRFNEASRELIYKKLVDAYRDRDRMFGNARYVNSLIDESKMNMGLRLMQLPNPQDLSNEVLSTIETVDIDKVFGIQQKLLTDIPVDEELLVSSLGALHSLIGLESVKNEIDELVKLVRFYREIGKDVRQSFSLHTVFTGNPGTGKTTVARILAQIYKALGILERGNLVECDRQDLVGGFVGQTAIKTNDVLTRAKGGVLFIDEAYALSEGGENDFGKEAVETILKRMEDNRGDFIVIVAGYTDNMKHFLESNPGLSSRFDREMQFEDYDASQLHDIALKMLANNGIKPDEKASLHIKAYAEFLYKTRNKFFGNARSMRKVVEEAIKNQHLRLAKIEMSARTKEMIYELVFEDVEEFVIDVNAVANKRTIGFK
- a CDS encoding NifU family protein, which codes for MNELMRDKIEIALNSMRPFLQADGGDVELVDITENMEVHLRLKGNCSSCDISHITMKAGIENGIRNALPEVTKVIAVN
- a CDS encoding acyl-CoA dehydrogenase family protein; amino-acid sequence: MNFQFTEEHLNVQQAARDFAQTELLPGVIERDEHQKFPMEQVKKLGELGFLGMMVDPKYGGSGMDTVSYVLAMEEFSKVDASASVVVSVNNSLVCWGLENFANEEQKQKYLVPMASGKCWGAFLLSEPEAGSDATSQQTTAEDKGDYYLLNGTKNWITNGNTAEYYLVIAQTDVEKKHKGINAFIVEKNWPGVTVGKKEDKLGIRGSDTHSIMFSDVKVPKENRIGEDGFGFKFAMKTLAGGRIGIASQALGIASGAYELALAYSKQRKAFGTEIMNHQAIQFKLADMATNIEAARLLCLKAAYLKDTHGDYALASSMAKLFSSQVAMDTTIEAVQIHGGYGFVKEYHVERLMRDAKITQIYEGTSEVQKIVISREILK
- the purD gene encoding phosphoribosylamine--glycine ligase; its protein translation is MNILLIGSGGREHAFAYKLKQSKECKQLYIMPGNAGTTAFGQNVKINPNDFPAVLDFSLQNQIDMVVVGPEEPLVLGLRDYFEANEQAKNILFVGPDKMGATMEGSKDWSKAFMYKNNIPTAAYQTFTSQNLNEGIAYLKTQKMPIVLKADGLAAGKGVLICETLEEAIHELQQMISDEKFGAASSKVVIEEFLSGIELSVFVLSDGNTYKILPTAKDYKRIGEGDTGLNTGGMGAISPVPFADDVFMQKVIDRIIEPTVKGLKAENIKYIGFIFIGLIKVGEEPFVIEYNCRMGDPETETVLPLIESDFTALMVATAKGDLHNIDMKISSKHAATVMMVSKGYPNEYEKGKVMSGFNQAADSMLFHAGTALNNEEEVVTNGGRVLAITSFGNSLSEAVQQSLTNAEKIQYEGKYFRKDIGYEFK
- a CDS encoding Mrp/NBP35 family ATP-binding protein, which produces MTKEDIIKALSTVQEPDLRKDLVSLNMIKDVVVDGLKVNFTIVLTTPACPLKEKIESDCKEAIHKLVNDKAEITIRMTANVSTNRADKLTLPGVKNIIAVASGKGGVGKSTVSSNLAIALAASGAKVGLLDADIYGPSVPMMFGEMDSQPEMRDINGKQFMIPIEKYGIKLLSIGFLIKPEQAVVWRGPMVSSALRQFINDCDWGELDYLIIDLPPGTGDIHLTMLQVVPLTGIVMVTTPQAIALADAYKAATMFSMTPVKVPILGIVENMAYFTPEELPDNKYYIFGKDGGSNMAHELNVSLLGQIPIYMSLREGGDSGKPASLDKTTPVFKAFEKVAQNVAQLVSIINSAENKTVSAE
- a CDS encoding DUF2911 domain-containing protein; the encoded protein is MKNKVLLIAVILIVVVIALFVILKNNTKSHSPEAKASFAQGDLKIEITYCQPYKKGRVIFSEPAEKVLQPYGSYWRLGANEATIFDVNKNIMVNNQELKAGKYQIYAVPGKDVWKIYFNTDWDRWGATEADHKTDVLQTEVPANNDASFEEQLKLTFENADSTGNANLVIHWDKTLVKVPFK
- a CDS encoding PorV/PorQ family protein; protein product: MKNRVVLTIAIVFCISAVKAQILPTFGNSRTGGSGMQFLKITPDARSAAMGGAVVGLTNDASAMYWNPAGITAIDTGKFTAQLGHTIYIASSRVNYGAVVMKVGKLSFVGINVISLDYGNNKETTVLQPTGTGRNVILGSTSIGVSFAKILTNNFSFGLQAKFAQELIANVAVNNVLFDLGLTYNIGIKNARFGVSFSNFGVNVAPTGSVTILKLDGETQKNDFADVSAPAIFRLGFAIDPIKQGPHLLTAAMQLNHPTDNNETLALGAEYSWKKVLVGRSGWEFGLDESNNFPSLGFGIRLPRSFGSFGIDYGLVSKSRSGNIHRLGLLFTIK